From Oceanipulchritudo coccoides, the proteins below share one genomic window:
- a CDS encoding sodium:calcium symporter — translation MGTAVKESWNSRLGVILAVSGSAVGLGNFLRFPGQVAQYGGGAFMVAYFISFLLIGLPICWAEWSMGRYGGQRGFHTTVGILNAVTKHPAGKYLGIIGIIIPIIIYMYYVLIEAWCLGYAVNFMAGRMNFSDASQVSDFFVAFTGAAADGSGLGFKGISQVGIFLLLCFALNFYLIYRGLSKGIEFFCKYAMPALIVLAVIILVRVLTLGTPDPATPQNSINAGLGFMWNPTKVMVVETSVDGESGELVSTETPVFGKRFIAEAEERAAIEPGVEIRHIGILEQLKNPQIWLAAAGQIFFSLSVGFGIIMTYASYLSEKDDVVLSGLAATSANEFCEVALGGLITIPASVAFLGAAGAVGSTFALGFNVLPNVFSVMPAGSFFGFLFFFLLFLAAVTSSLSMLQPGIAFLENALDINRRQSVAILGFITGLGTLFVVYFSGDLKALDTMDFWIGTFLIFILATLQIIVFAWVFGIPKGFNEASKGASIMIPRIFGPIMKYVTPVFLLTIFFFWVSENLFGYNLITGEARPSAYVTDLFGEIPNQVAWLSVAVILMLFGFVFLIVNSSAYFQKISHAIKTTTKQEEEA, via the coding sequence ATGGGTACAGCAGTTAAGGAATCATGGAATTCGCGACTGGGCGTCATCCTTGCGGTGTCGGGTAGCGCGGTTGGACTGGGAAATTTTCTCCGCTTTCCGGGACAAGTGGCACAATACGGCGGAGGGGCCTTCATGGTGGCCTACTTTATCTCCTTTCTCCTCATCGGGCTTCCCATTTGCTGGGCTGAGTGGTCGATGGGGCGCTACGGTGGACAGCGGGGATTCCATACCACCGTGGGCATCCTGAACGCCGTCACCAAGCATCCGGCAGGCAAATACCTCGGAATCATCGGGATCATCATCCCAATTATCATCTACATGTACTACGTCTTGATCGAGGCATGGTGCCTTGGTTATGCGGTCAACTTCATGGCCGGGCGGATGAACTTCAGCGATGCCTCGCAGGTCAGCGATTTCTTTGTCGCCTTCACGGGGGCCGCTGCGGACGGCAGCGGGCTCGGGTTCAAGGGTATTTCGCAGGTCGGTATCTTCCTGCTCCTCTGTTTTGCGCTGAATTTCTACCTCATATATCGCGGCCTTTCCAAGGGGATCGAGTTTTTCTGCAAATACGCGATGCCGGCATTGATTGTTCTCGCCGTCATAATTCTCGTGCGGGTCCTGACTCTCGGGACTCCCGATCCAGCAACCCCGCAGAATTCGATCAATGCGGGCCTCGGCTTCATGTGGAACCCGACCAAGGTGATGGTCGTCGAGACAAGCGTCGACGGTGAATCCGGAGAGCTGGTGAGTACCGAGACCCCCGTTTTCGGAAAGCGCTTCATCGCTGAGGCGGAGGAACGGGCAGCCATTGAACCAGGTGTTGAAATTCGCCACATCGGCATTTTGGAACAGCTGAAGAATCCACAAATCTGGCTTGCTGCCGCCGGACAGATTTTCTTTTCCCTCTCGGTTGGTTTCGGGATCATCATGACCTACGCCAGTTATCTAAGCGAAAAGGACGATGTCGTCTTGAGCGGGCTGGCGGCAACCAGCGCCAACGAATTCTGTGAAGTTGCCCTTGGGGGATTAATCACCATCCCGGCATCGGTGGCCTTTCTTGGGGCGGCCGGAGCAGTCGGCAGCACCTTTGCCTTGGGATTCAATGTCCTGCCGAATGTTTTCAGTGTTATGCCGGCGGGGAGCTTTTTCGGATTCCTGTTTTTCTTCCTGCTTTTCCTTGCCGCAGTGACCAGCTCCCTGTCCATGCTTCAGCCGGGCATTGCCTTCCTGGAAAATGCGCTGGATATCAACCGGCGCCAATCGGTTGCAATCCTCGGCTTCATCACGGGCCTCGGCACCCTCTTCGTGGTCTATTTCTCAGGCGACCTGAAGGCCCTTGATACGATGGACTTCTGGATCGGCACCTTCCTGATCTTCATTCTGGCAACTCTGCAAATCATCGTCTTCGCCTGGGTCTTCGGCATTCCCAAGGGATTCAATGAGGCCTCAAAGGGCGCCAGCATCATGATCCCCCGCATATTTGGCCCGATCATGAAATATGTGACTCCGGTCTTTCTCCTGACTATTTTCTTTTTCTGGGTCTCTGAGAATCTCTTCGGCTACAACCTGATCACCGGTGAAGCCCGACCGTCGGCCTATGTGACTGACCTGTTCGGGGAAATCCCCAACCAGGTCGCATGGCTCTCCGTCGCAGTTATCCTGATGCTCTTCGGCTTTGTTTTCCTGATCGTCAACTCAAGCGCCTATTTCCAGAAGATTTCCCATGCGATCAAAACAACCACTAAACAGGAGGAAGAAGCATGA
- a CDS encoding histidinol-phosphatase, whose amino-acid sequence MPDLPNHKRFDCHMHTPLCGHAEGDTIEYVDAASENGISLITFTCHIPMREDRFAQEGIRMRLNDMPRYRKMVEEARVHGESKGVEVLYGIEAEIHPDEEAMVEMEALIQSEPFDFVLGSLHHMLPAFRDWLAANNCTSDAEKIREYFKCLGQGAASGRYHSLSHPDVIRVYSTLEGQFDPVAYEPEIQAFLDVVAQSDVCLEINTSGLIKGDFVVHPDPLIMQWALDRKIPFTIGSDSHTPARVGMHFEEVIEEYRELGLKELHYFRGGQRQTVGI is encoded by the coding sequence ATGCCTGACCTACCAAACCACAAGCGCTTCGATTGCCACATGCACACGCCTCTCTGCGGACACGCAGAGGGCGATACGATCGAATATGTGGATGCCGCTTCCGAAAACGGAATCTCCCTGATTACATTTACCTGTCACATCCCGATGCGGGAGGACCGCTTTGCCCAGGAGGGTATCCGGATGCGCCTGAATGACATGCCGCGCTACAGGAAAATGGTTGAAGAAGCGCGCGTGCACGGTGAATCGAAAGGGGTTGAAGTCCTTTACGGAATTGAGGCCGAGATTCACCCGGATGAAGAGGCCATGGTGGAAATGGAGGCTCTCATCCAGTCGGAACCATTCGATTTTGTCCTTGGCTCGCTTCATCACATGCTCCCGGCCTTCCGCGATTGGCTGGCGGCCAACAACTGCACATCCGACGCGGAGAAGATTCGAGAATACTTTAAATGCCTCGGCCAAGGCGCTGCCAGCGGGCGCTATCACAGCCTCTCCCACCCCGACGTGATCCGTGTATATTCAACGCTGGAAGGGCAGTTCGATCCGGTCGCTTATGAGCCTGAGATCCAAGCCTTTCTCGATGTCGTGGCGCAAAGCGATGTCTGCCTGGAAATCAACACCAGCGGTCTCATCAAGGGAGATTTTGTCGTGCACCCGGACCCGCTCATCATGCAATGGGCGCTCGATCGGAAAATCCCGTTTACCATCGGGTCTGACTCCCACACTCCAGCCCGCGTTGGCATGCACTTTGAGGAAGTTATCGAGGAATACCGGGAACTGGGCTTGAAAGAGCTCCATTACTTCCGCGGCGGCCAAAGACAGACGGTCGGGATTTGA
- a CDS encoding peptide ABC transporter substrate-binding protein, whose protein sequence is MQSSFALIINRLGQLACIGLGGVFLAGCGAGIPNADEGVEQGILLFGNGAEPKTLDPQRATGVTENKIISVLLEGLIAYHPTDDNLPEPGVAERWEANEDASTWTFFLREDALWSNGDPVTAQDFVFSYERMLNPDFPGEYSQMLYVLKNGEAYKNGEVSDFNEVGVVAVDDKTLRIELVGPTPYFLSMLKHYSWFPVHPATIEAHGGPFDMSGTWTLPGNYVGNGAFVLDTWLPNQYLRVVKSPTYWDRERMQLNEVYFFPVEDDNTEKRMFDSGLLHVTGTVPTNDIPILRKTKPDLIHIDDYLGTYFYRLNVEREPLDNPLVRKALNYAIDRQAIVDKVSLGDQKPSKAYVPAGFKGFSAPDVLSYDPERARGYLAEAGYPGGEGFPDLYLLFNTSEGHRKIAEAVVAMWNKNLGINMQLENKEWKVYLDAQSHLDYDISRSGWIGDYMDPITFLEMFTTGNGNNDTGWGNDRYDSLINAAFRSKTEEEHFTSLMEAEAILLEELPIVPLYSYTRIYLMDPRLKGWSPKLLDNRPFKYLYLSE, encoded by the coding sequence ATGCAGTCATCCTTTGCTTTAATCATTAACCGGCTGGGTCAACTGGCCTGTATTGGTCTCGGAGGGGTTTTCCTTGCTGGATGCGGTGCGGGCATCCCGAATGCCGATGAGGGCGTCGAACAAGGCATTCTGCTCTTTGGGAATGGAGCGGAGCCCAAGACCCTCGATCCCCAGCGTGCCACCGGAGTGACCGAAAATAAGATAATCTCGGTCCTTCTGGAGGGCTTGATTGCCTACCATCCGACCGATGACAACCTGCCTGAGCCGGGTGTGGCGGAACGATGGGAAGCCAACGAGGACGCCAGCACGTGGACCTTTTTTCTCCGTGAAGACGCCTTGTGGAGCAACGGCGACCCTGTCACAGCCCAGGATTTTGTCTTTTCCTATGAGCGCATGCTCAATCCGGACTTTCCCGGGGAGTATTCCCAGATGCTCTATGTCCTGAAGAACGGGGAAGCCTACAAAAATGGCGAAGTGTCGGATTTCAACGAGGTGGGCGTTGTCGCCGTGGATGATAAAACCCTCCGGATCGAGCTGGTTGGTCCCACGCCTTATTTCCTCAGCATGCTCAAGCACTACAGTTGGTTCCCTGTCCACCCGGCAACAATTGAGGCCCATGGCGGTCCCTTCGACATGAGCGGGACATGGACCCTTCCGGGCAACTATGTCGGGAACGGGGCTTTTGTTCTGGATACCTGGTTGCCCAACCAATACCTCCGGGTCGTCAAGAGCCCGACTTACTGGGATCGCGAGCGCATGCAGCTGAACGAGGTCTATTTCTTCCCGGTCGAGGACGATAACACGGAAAAGCGTATGTTTGATTCCGGGTTGCTGCATGTCACCGGCACGGTCCCGACCAACGACATACCGATCCTACGCAAGACCAAGCCGGATCTGATCCACATTGACGATTACCTTGGGACATATTTTTACCGGCTCAATGTTGAGCGTGAGCCGCTGGATAATCCGCTTGTGCGGAAGGCGCTGAACTACGCCATCGACCGGCAGGCCATTGTCGACAAGGTCTCACTTGGTGATCAAAAGCCTTCAAAAGCCTATGTGCCCGCTGGATTCAAGGGGTTCTCGGCACCGGATGTCCTTTCCTACGATCCCGAGCGTGCACGCGGCTACCTTGCCGAGGCGGGCTACCCGGGCGGGGAGGGCTTCCCGGATTTGTATTTACTTTTCAATACATCAGAGGGCCACCGCAAGATCGCCGAGGCGGTTGTTGCCATGTGGAACAAGAACCTCGGCATCAACATGCAACTGGAGAACAAGGAGTGGAAGGTCTACCTGGATGCGCAGAGTCATCTGGATTATGACATTTCCCGTTCCGGATGGATCGGGGATTACATGGATCCGATCACTTTTCTGGAAATGTTCACCACAGGCAATGGCAACAACGATACAGGGTGGGGTAATGACCGCTATGACTCCTTGATCAATGCGGCCTTCCGTTCCAAGACAGAGGAGGAGCACTTCACCAGCCTTATGGAAGCGGAAGCCATCCTGCTCGAGGAACTCCCGATTGTCCCCCTTTATTCCTACACCCGGATTTACCTGATGGATCCGCGGCTCAAAGGCTGGTCCCCGAAACTACTGGACAACCGTCCCTTCAAATACCTTTATCTCAGCGAGTAG
- a CDS encoding ABC transporter permease, with translation MFKFIAKRLVQAVVVLFVIITVTFFMVRFAPGDPFSAERKMPEHIKQRLMAHYGLDQPVMVQYANYLGQLVKGDLGPSFTETRSVNQILAASFPVSFELGAWALLISLGIGLPIGIVAAVYRNTLADYVPMSLAMIGICLPTFVLGPILALVFGVWLGWFNVSGWFVPADRVLPALTIGLVYAAVIARITRGGMLEVLSQDFIRTAVAKGVPFWRVIVFHTLKGGLLPVVTFLGPALAGIISGSFVVETIFQIPGMGREFVSSAFDRDYTLVLGTVILYAVLITAANLLVDIVQVILNPRLRFEDS, from the coding sequence ATGTTCAAGTTCATCGCCAAACGCCTCGTACAAGCTGTCGTCGTCCTTTTTGTGATCATCACCGTCACCTTTTTCATGGTGCGGTTTGCTCCCGGCGATCCTTTCAGCGCGGAGCGGAAGATGCCTGAACATATCAAGCAGCGCCTGATGGCCCACTACGGACTTGATCAGCCTGTAATGGTGCAATACGCGAATTATCTTGGCCAGCTGGTCAAGGGCGACCTCGGTCCTTCCTTTACGGAAACCCGCTCAGTCAACCAGATCCTTGCCGCAAGTTTTCCTGTGAGTTTTGAACTGGGTGCATGGGCCTTGCTCATTTCCCTGGGAATTGGTTTGCCGATTGGAATTGTCGCAGCCGTTTATCGAAACACCCTCGCTGATTATGTGCCGATGTCGCTCGCGATGATTGGTATATGTCTGCCCACCTTTGTCCTTGGACCGATTCTGGCCCTTGTCTTCGGGGTCTGGCTGGGCTGGTTCAACGTCTCGGGCTGGTTTGTCCCGGCAGACCGCGTGCTGCCGGCCCTGACAATCGGGTTGGTCTATGCGGCCGTCATCGCCCGTATCACCCGTGGCGGCATGCTTGAAGTGCTTTCCCAGGATTTCATCCGGACGGCGGTGGCCAAGGGCGTTCCCTTCTGGCGGGTAATTGTTTTTCACACGCTCAAAGGCGGGCTCTTGCCGGTTGTCACCTTTTTGGGGCCTGCACTTGCCGGAATTATTTCGGGAAGCTTTGTCGTCGAGACCATCTTCCAAATCCCGGGTATGGGCCGCGAGTTTGTCAGCTCCGCTTTTGACCGCGACTACACGCTCGTGCTGGGAACTGTCATTCTTTACGCGGTTCTCATAACCGCTGCCAATCTCCTCGTGGATATTGTGCAAGTCATCCTTAATCCCCGTCTGCGGTTTGAAGATTCCTGA
- a CDS encoding ABC transporter permease, producing MNTNLSPSEKRLPEVAVDLDALESGTSLWQDAWHRLRKNHLALASFWVLVFMVAFCFIGPFLSPHDYRSNDLDKTLVGPGLAHLFGTDDLGRDQLTRVMVGGRVSLGVGIIATTVSLLIGVTYGATAAYIGGKVDAGMMRIVDVLYALPFTIFVILLMTIFERSIVLLFVVIGAVEWLTMARIVRGQVLSLKKQEFVEAAVSLGYSTRRIILRHIIPNVLGVVVVYATLTVPAVMLLESFLSFLGLGVQPPMPSWGSLIKLGADNIQLYPYLLIIPAFFFSLTLFSLNFLGDGLRDALDPKSSKD from the coding sequence ATGAATACAAATCTCAGTCCCTCGGAAAAACGCCTTCCGGAAGTCGCGGTCGATCTGGATGCCCTTGAGTCGGGAACGTCCCTCTGGCAGGATGCCTGGCATCGCCTTCGCAAAAACCATCTCGCGCTCGCCTCTTTCTGGGTGCTCGTGTTCATGGTCGCCTTTTGTTTTATCGGGCCGTTCCTTTCGCCTCATGACTACCGGAGCAATGATCTCGACAAGACCTTGGTCGGACCGGGTCTGGCGCACCTTTTCGGGACGGACGATCTCGGGCGTGACCAACTGACGCGTGTCATGGTGGGCGGGCGTGTCTCGCTCGGGGTGGGAATCATCGCCACCACGGTCTCGCTTCTGATCGGGGTGACCTATGGCGCTACAGCCGCCTACATCGGTGGGAAAGTGGATGCCGGCATGATGCGGATTGTCGATGTCCTTTACGCACTTCCGTTCACGATTTTCGTCATTCTCCTGATGACCATTTTTGAGCGAAGTATTGTGCTTCTGTTTGTGGTCATTGGCGCGGTCGAATGGTTGACCATGGCGCGAATTGTGCGTGGACAAGTCCTCAGCCTGAAAAAGCAGGAGTTTGTCGAGGCGGCCGTTTCCCTTGGCTATTCGACGCGCAGGATCATTCTGCGGCACATCATTCCCAATGTTCTCGGGGTGGTTGTCGTGTATGCCACATTGACGGTCCCGGCAGTCATGCTGCTGGAGAGCTTCCTGAGCTTTCTTGGACTTGGTGTGCAACCGCCCATGCCTTCTTGGGGAAGCCTGATCAAGCTTGGGGCCGACAACATCCAGTTGTATCCGTACCTGCTGATTATCCCCGCCTTCTTCTTCTCCCTGACTCTCTTTTCCCTGAATTTTCTTGGAGACGGGCTGCGTGACGCGCTCGATCCCAAATCAAGCAAAGACTGA
- a CDS encoding ABC transporter ATP-binding protein has protein sequence MPILDVKDLKTYFHTRNGTVRAVDGVSFSVNRGETLGIVGESGSGKSVSCYSLMGLVPQPPGRIEGGQAIFDGKTDLLACRNKDLQAIRGKRVSMIFQDPMTSLNPYLRVSTQLIEALRLHEDINKKEALARSIQALEEVGITEASTRIHFYPHEFSGGMRQRVMIAMAMITHPDILIADEPTTALDVTVQAQILELIRERQKANNSAVILITHDLGVVAGMCDRVNVMYAGKIVESGTADDVFHNAQHPYTVALQRSIPSLGSKGKPLYTIPGLPPDLSRPIPGDAFALREGISSGGKWDNTPPPLRQVSETHWVRESDVILPPLEEVLDGR, from the coding sequence ATGCCGATACTCGACGTCAAGGACCTCAAGACTTACTTCCACACGCGCAACGGAACCGTGCGGGCCGTTGATGGTGTCTCCTTTTCCGTAAACCGTGGGGAGACTCTCGGGATTGTGGGTGAATCGGGTTCCGGTAAATCGGTCAGTTGTTATTCCTTGATGGGGCTGGTGCCTCAACCGCCCGGTCGTATTGAGGGTGGGCAGGCCATTTTCGACGGCAAGACCGATTTGCTCGCTTGCCGCAACAAGGATTTGCAGGCCATTCGCGGCAAGCGGGTCTCCATGATTTTTCAGGATCCGATGACTTCCCTCAATCCGTACCTGCGTGTCTCGACGCAGCTCATTGAGGCCCTTCGGCTCCACGAGGACATCAACAAGAAAGAGGCCCTGGCCCGGTCTATTCAGGCACTTGAAGAAGTCGGCATCACGGAGGCCTCAACCCGGATCCATTTCTATCCACACGAATTTTCAGGAGGCATGCGTCAACGCGTGATGATTGCGATGGCGATGATCACACATCCCGACATTCTCATTGCTGACGAGCCAACAACCGCTCTGGACGTGACTGTGCAAGCGCAGATTCTCGAGCTGATCCGTGAGCGGCAGAAGGCCAACAACAGTGCGGTCATCTTGATCACGCACGACCTCGGGGTTGTCGCGGGAATGTGCGACCGCGTCAATGTCATGTACGCCGGAAAAATTGTCGAGTCGGGGACAGCGGATGATGTATTTCACAATGCCCAGCATCCCTACACGGTTGCTCTGCAACGGAGCATTCCCTCGCTTGGCAGCAAGGGGAAGCCGCTCTACACGATTCCGGGTCTGCCCCCGGACTTGTCGAGGCCGATTCCCGGTGATGCGTTTGCCCTGCGCGAGGGTATCAGCAGCGGGGGCAAGTGGGATAACACGCCACCGCCTTTGAGACAGGTTTCGGAAACCCATTGGGTGCGCGAGTCCGATGTCATCCTTCCACCGCTTGAGGAGGTGCTCGATGGCCGCTGA
- a CDS encoding ABC transporter ATP-binding protein: MAADFLTLEGVKTWFPITKGMIRKRTIGHVRAVDGISLSLQKGEILGLVGESGCGKTTLSRTIMQLQQATGGRITLEGKELTSLSADEVRQERLNFQMIFQDPYASLNPRMTVYDTLSEAIRTRHDYKGRELVNAVGSLMKTVGLNPAQMKKYPHEFSGGQRQRIAIARALAPEPKLIIADEPVSALDVSIQSQILNLLKNLTAEMGLTMIFISHDLSVVKYISDRIAVMYLGRLVELGEAMEIMDNAYHPYTKALISAIPVPDPEVERSRKRIVLEGDPPSPLFMTGAGERDRAEMTEVSPGHFASDPAPFLQERKMDEAIG, encoded by the coding sequence ATGGCCGCTGATTTCCTGACACTTGAGGGCGTCAAGACCTGGTTTCCCATTACCAAGGGCATGATCCGCAAAAGGACTATCGGTCATGTGCGGGCTGTTGATGGTATTAGTTTATCACTACAAAAAGGTGAGATTCTCGGCCTTGTCGGTGAATCCGGTTGCGGCAAGACAACCCTGTCGCGGACCATCATGCAGTTGCAGCAGGCGACCGGCGGTCGCATCACGCTTGAGGGGAAAGAGCTGACTAGTCTTTCCGCGGACGAAGTGCGCCAGGAACGTCTGAACTTCCAGATGATCTTCCAGGATCCCTATGCATCGCTCAATCCGCGGATGACGGTATACGACACACTTTCGGAAGCCATCCGCACGCGCCATGACTACAAGGGCCGCGAGTTGGTCAATGCGGTTGGCTCGCTCATGAAGACCGTCGGCCTTAATCCGGCCCAGATGAAGAAATACCCGCACGAGTTTTCCGGTGGCCAGCGTCAGCGAATTGCCATCGCCCGTGCCCTTGCCCCGGAACCAAAACTCATCATCGCTGATGAGCCGGTGTCCGCGCTTGATGTGTCCATCCAGTCCCAGATTCTCAACCTGTTGAAGAACCTGACCGCCGAGATGGGACTCACGATGATCTTTATCTCACATGATCTCTCCGTGGTGAAATATATTTCCGACCGGATTGCCGTCATGTATTTGGGTCGTCTGGTTGAGTTGGGTGAAGCGATGGAGATCATGGACAACGCTTATCATCCGTACACGAAGGCCTTGATCAGTGCCATTCCGGTTCCCGATCCCGAGGTGGAACGGTCCCGCAAACGAATTGTCCTTGAAGGTGATCCGCCGTCACCACTTTTCATGACAGGCGCCGGTGAACGTGACCGCGCTGAGATGACGGAGGTCTCGCCCGGGCACTTTGCCTCGGATCCTGCACCGTTCCTTCAAGAACGGAAGATGGACGAAGCAATTGGCTGA
- a CDS encoding gamma-butyrobetaine hydroxylase-like domain-containing protein, which yields MAAIPPPEAISLIGDTVAIKWPDGQEDYFPMERLRALSPSADNIGEPDIFGNIHGADPRTEFPGVTVTDFELVGRYAVRFIFSDGHQTGLFSFEYLLELSKEM from the coding sequence ATGGCAGCCATCCCTCCACCCGAAGCAATTTCACTCATCGGTGATACCGTTGCCATCAAGTGGCCAGACGGACAGGAAGATTACTTTCCCATGGAGCGCCTGCGCGCCCTCTCCCCCAGCGCCGACAATATCGGCGAGCCGGATATCTTCGGCAATATTCACGGGGCCGATCCCCGGACGGAATTCCCTGGCGTCACGGTGACCGACTTCGAACTGGTCGGGCGCTATGCCGTCCGCTTCATCTTCAGCGACGGCCACCAGACAGGGCTCTTTTCCTTCGAGTATCTCCTGGAACTCAGCAAGGAAATGTAG
- a CDS encoding AAA family ATPase, with the protein MSLQSHSYERCRAFIDSNFVQPQPESPRAPLALTISREAYSGCHEIAEELIRLLQKDKRLGEHSWALFDRDLVHKVLEDHHLPKAMAKYMPEDRDHNFTGLINEILGLHPSQWELFHHTCDSILKLANIGNVIVIGRGAHIITRHLRHVVHVRVICPLEKRASRASLRMDISYEEALKTIKLDDAARAAFVKSHFDEAVNDPMAYHLILNTGKLDHLEAAQILYQTLRTR; encoded by the coding sequence ATGAGCCTACAGAGCCATTCCTATGAGCGCTGTCGTGCCTTCATCGACAGCAACTTTGTCCAACCCCAACCGGAGAGTCCGCGCGCCCCGCTTGCCCTGACGATATCCCGTGAAGCTTACAGCGGGTGCCATGAGATTGCGGAGGAATTGATCCGTCTCCTGCAAAAGGACAAGCGCCTGGGTGAGCACAGCTGGGCCCTGTTTGACCGTGATCTTGTACACAAGGTTCTCGAGGATCACCACCTTCCCAAGGCAATGGCCAAATACATGCCGGAGGACAGGGACCACAACTTCACCGGACTGATCAATGAAATCCTTGGGCTGCATCCATCCCAGTGGGAATTATTTCATCATACCTGTGACAGCATCCTCAAACTCGCCAATATCGGGAATGTCATCGTTATCGGAAGAGGCGCCCACATCATCACGAGGCACTTGAGGCACGTCGTCCATGTTCGGGTTATCTGTCCGCTCGAAAAACGCGCCAGCCGGGCGAGTTTGCGGATGGATATTTCCTACGAGGAGGCCTTGAAAACAATCAAGCTGGACGATGCCGCGCGGGCGGCCTTTGTGAAATCGCACTTTGATGAGGCCGTCAACGATCCGATGGCCTATCATCTCATTCTAAACACTGGAAAACTGGATCATCTCGAGGCAGCACAGATTCTTTACCAGACATTGCGTACGCGCTGA